In one window of Enterobacteriaceae endosymbiont of Plateumaris pusilla DNA:
- the glyQ gene encoding glycine--tRNA ligase subunit alpha, translating into MKKFDEKTFEGMIFILQKYWSKQGCCILQPIDTEVGAGTSHPMTCLYAIGPEIKKIAYIQLSRRPCDGRYGQHPNRLQQYYQFQVIMKPPPSNIQELYLKSLKVLRLNFIENDIRFVEDNWENPTLGASGVGWEIWINGMEISQFTYFQRIGGLSCNPVTGEITYGLERLGMHIQQVEDIFNLVWSQNKNNLVTYGDILKQNELEQSDYNFNYANIEFLINCFQHYEKEVTFLLNLKNPLIFPAYDKVLKASHCFNLLESRRFLSNTERQRYILKLRNMTKLVVKKYYNYIK; encoded by the coding sequence ATGAAAAAATTTGATGAAAAAACTTTTGAAGGAATGATATTTATTTTACAAAAATATTGGTCTAAACAAGGATGTTGTATCCTACAACCAATTGATACTGAAGTTGGTGCAGGTACTTCACATCCAATGACATGTTTATATGCTATAGGTCCTGAAATTAAAAAAATTGCATATATACAATTATCTAGAAGACCTTGTGATGGCAGATATGGACAACATCCTAATAGATTACAACAATATTATCAATTTCAAGTTATAATGAAACCACCTCCAAGTAATATTCAAGAATTATATTTAAAATCATTAAAAGTATTACGATTAAATTTTATTGAAAATGATATTCGTTTTGTAGAAGATAATTGGGAAAATCCTACATTAGGAGCTAGTGGAGTAGGATGGGAAATATGGATAAATGGAATGGAAATAAGTCAATTCACATATTTTCAACGAATTGGAGGTTTATCATGTAATCCAGTTACAGGAGAAATTACTTATGGTTTAGAACGTTTAGGTATGCATATACAACAAGTAGAAGATATTTTTAATTTAGTATGGAGTCAAAATAAAAATAATTTAGTAACTTATGGTGATATTTTAAAACAGAATGAATTAGAACAATCTGATTATAATTTTAATTATGCTAATATTGAATTTCTTATAAATTGTTTTCAACATTATGAAAAAGAAGTTACATTTTTATTAAATTTAAAAAATCCATTAATCTTTCCAGCTTATGATAAAGTTTTAAAAGCTTCTCATTGTTTTAATTTATTAGAATCTCGTAGGTTTTTATCTAATACTGAAAGACAAAGATATATTTTGAAATTAAGAAATATGACTAAATTAGTAGTTAAAAAATATTATAATTATATTAAATAA
- the pfkA gene encoding 6-phosphofructokinase: MINKIGILTSGGDSPGMNAAIRGVVRTAIGNNIEVFGIYDGYLGLYKNNIKKLNRHSVSDIINRGGTFLGSARFPQFKNFKIRKLAIQNMEYYGINALVVIGGDGSYMGAKSLTEMGFPCIGIPGTIDNDVAGTDYSIGYFTALETIVQAIDRLRDTSSSHQRISIVEIMGRYCGDLTLAAAIAGGCEFIVIPEIIYNQNDLVNEIKLGIDKGKKHAIVLITEYICNINKLAKFIETKIKRETRTTVLGHIQRGGSPVAYDRILASRMGAYSVELLSKGYGGRCVGVINDKMVHHDIIYAIKKMQRVFKSDLLDTAKKLY; encoded by the coding sequence ATGATTAATAAAATAGGTATTCTTACTAGTGGTGGTGATTCTCCAGGAATGAATGCTGCTATTCGTGGAGTTGTAAGAACAGCAATAGGTAATAATATTGAAGTATTTGGAATATATGACGGATATTTAGGTTTATATAAAAATAATATAAAAAAATTAAATAGACATAGTGTATCAGATATTATTAATAGAGGAGGAACTTTTTTGGGTTCAGCAAGATTTCCTCAATTTAAAAATTTTAAAATACGTAAATTAGCAATTCAAAATATGGAATATTATGGTATTAATGCTTTAGTAGTTATTGGTGGTGATGGTTCTTATATGGGTGCAAAATCTTTGACAGAAATGGGATTTCCATGTATTGGAATACCAGGAACAATTGATAATGATGTAGCAGGAACAGATTATAGTATTGGATATTTTACAGCATTAGAAACTATTGTTCAAGCTATTGATCGTTTAAGGGATACTTCTTCATCTCATCAACGTATATCAATAGTAGAAATAATGGGAAGATATTGTGGAGATTTAACTTTAGCAGCTGCTATTGCTGGAGGATGCGAATTTATTGTTATACCTGAAATTATTTATAATCAAAATGATTTAGTTAACGAAATTAAATTAGGAATAGACAAAGGTAAAAAGCATGCTATAGTGTTGATAACAGAATATATTTGTAATATTAATAAATTAGCAAAATTTATTGAAACAAAAATAAAACGAGAAACAAGAACTACTGTTTTAGGTCATATTCAAAGAGGTGGATCTCCTGTTGCTTATGATCGTATTTTAGCTTCTCGTATGGGTGCTTATTCAGTAGAATTATTATCTAAAGGATATGGTGGTAGATGCGTAGGAGTTATAAATGATAAAATGGTTCATCATGATATTATTTATGCAATAAAAAAAATGCAAAGAGTTTTTAAAAGTGATTTATTAGATACAGCAAAAAAATTATATTAA
- a CDS encoding cation diffusion facilitator family transporter, which translates to MNVKVKKIIKKNQYTNLVTKATSLAILLSLTLLILKIWAWWYTKSISMLAACIDSLVDITSSTINLFIVFYSLQPADSDHTFGHGKAEALSALAQSMFISSTTLFLCLNSIKYLSNPEKLHYPVIGILVIIISFFLTLILVLFQRKVIHKTNSQATHADMIHYESDILINSAILIALFLNNYGIHRADSIIALIISLFIFYNAFKVGYKAIQSLLDRALPNTEKNIIINLISSWPGVKGAHQLKTRKSGPTRFIQLHLVLDDYLPLLESHYIAEQIEIALNKKFPNSDIIIHQDPYSIVSKKYKGYFKN; encoded by the coding sequence ATGAATGTTAAAGTTAAAAAAATAATTAAAAAAAATCAATATACTAATTTAGTTACTAAAGCAACAAGTTTAGCTATTTTACTATCTTTAACATTATTAATATTAAAAATATGGGCTTGGTGGTATACAAAATCTATTAGTATGTTAGCTGCTTGTATTGATTCTTTAGTAGATATTACTTCTTCAACAATTAATTTATTTATTGTATTTTATTCTTTACAACCAGCGGATTCAGATCATACTTTTGGTCATGGTAAAGCTGAAGCATTATCAGCTTTAGCACAAAGTATGTTTATTTCAAGTACTACTTTATTTCTGTGTTTGAATAGTATTAAATATTTATCAAATCCTGAAAAACTGCATTATCCAGTAATTGGAATATTAGTAATAATAATTTCATTTTTTTTAACTTTAATATTAGTTTTATTTCAAAGAAAGGTTATCCATAAAACAAATAGTCAAGCAACACATGCTGATATGATACATTATGAATCAGATATATTAATTAATAGTGCTATTTTAATTGCTTTATTTTTAAATAATTATGGAATACATAGAGCAGATTCAATAATAGCATTAATAATAAGTTTATTTATTTTTTATAATGCATTTAAAGTTGGATATAAAGCTATTCAATCATTATTAGATCGAGCTTTACCTAATACAGAAAAAAATATAATAATTAATTTAATTAGTTCATGGCCAGGAGTAAAAGGTGCACATCAATTAAAAACCAGAAAATCAGGTCCAACACGTTTTATTCAATTACATTTAGTATTAGATGATTATTTACCTCTATTAGAATCACATTATATTGCAGAACAAATAGAAATAGCTTTAAATAAAAAATTTCCTAATTCAGATATTATAATACATCAAGATCCATATTCTATTGTTTCTAAAAAATATAAAGGATATTTTAAAAATTAA
- the rplY gene encoding 50S ribosomal protein L25 translates to MNKIKIFKRKITGKKSNKLLRINDKIPAIIYGNKKKEIPIFINSKDLLNINNDLLNNKYKIIQLINEKNELIRVKISDIQYHPFKLTKIYHIDFLRL, encoded by the coding sequence ATGAATAAAATAAAAATTTTTAAAAGAAAAATAACAGGAAAAAAATCAAATAAATTATTACGGATCAATGATAAAATACCAGCAATAATATATGGAAATAAAAAAAAAGAAATACCTATTTTTATTAATAGTAAAGATTTATTAAATATAAATAATGATTTATTAAATAATAAATATAAAATAATACAATTAATAAATGAAAAAAACGAACTAATTAGAGTTAAAATTTCAGATATTCAATATCATCCGTTTAAATTAACAAAAATTTATCATATAGATTTTTTACGATTATAA